ACGCAGTAAGCTTAACAAGCCTTCAGGAAAAACTGAAAGTTCTTTATTAACATGAAAAAAATTATCTAGAACTTGTAAAATCAGCAGCAATTCCCGATCGCCATGTAACTATCTGATTTTATGATTATTTCTAAAATAGACCTTCGTAAACATTTTTGGTGCCGACAGGTGTCTTTTCTGACATTGGCGGCGGGGTATGCATGTATAACTATTTAAAATAACAAAGAAATTTTTTAAACTACGGCGCATTTTGTTATTGACAACCCACTGAAGGGGTGGTCGCGATTTTTCTATGTGATATCAATAAATTACATAGGAGATCGCCATGAAGCCGCGCAAAATTTACCGTATCGAAGCCGTCAGAAAACTGGCCGCCAAATCCAAAAGAACCGTGAGAAAACATCTTAATGCCGACGCCCTGATCCAACTGATGCGCGAGGATTTTCAGAAAATCCCCGACCATCGTGCCGGCAATGCAAAAATATCACTTGGTGATGCCTTGATGTCAGCTCTTGCCATGTTCCAGCTGAAAGATCCCTCTCTGCTTGCCTTTGACAAGCGGCGGCGCGAAGAGCCGGAAAATCTCCATACCATCTGGGGCATTGCCGATATTCCCTGCGACAGCCAGATGAGAGACATTCTCGACCCACTGGATCTCTCCTCGCTGCGTGCCCCTTTTCGCAGCGCGTTCCGGCAGCTGCAACGCGGCAAGGATTTTGAAAAGATGGCCTTTCTGGATGGCCATTACCTGCTCAGCGGTGACGGCACCGGCTTCTACTCCTCGGAGAAGGTGTCATCCGATTACTGCATGGGCAAGAAAAACAATAACGGCAGCATCCTGTATTACCAGCAGATGTTTGCCGCCGCCTTTGTGCACCCGGACCACAGGGAGGTCATTCCCGTCTTTCCGGAAATGATCACCAGAAAGGACGGAGCAAAGAAGAACGACAGCGAGCGAAATGCCGCTGGTCGATTCTTCGAAGAATTTCGCCGGGAGCATCCGCACCTGAAGGTGATCGTGGTGGAAGACGGGCTGAGCAGTAATGGCCCGCATATCCGGGACCTGACACGGCTTGATCTGCGTTACATTCTGGGCGCCAAACCGGGCGATCATCAGTTTCTCTTCAACCGCATGGACGAAGCGGTTGAGCTGGGCAAGGCGACGGAATTTCAATACACAGATCCGGATGAACCAGAAAAGATCCATTATTTCCGCTTCATCAATCAGGCACCGCTCAACCAGTCAAACCAGGATCTGCTGGTCAATTTCCTGGAATATTGGCAGGTTGATAAACATGGCAAAACCACCAAATTCAGCTGGGTAACCGATCTTCCCATCACCAGGGAAAATGTTGTTGCTATCATGCGTGGCGGCCGAGCCCGCTGGAAAATCGAAAATGAGACCTTTAATACCTTGAAAAACCAGGGTTATAATCTCGGTCACAACTATGGCCTTGGCGAAAAGAATCTCAGCGCTGTTTTCGCCATCCTGATGATGCTGGCCTTCCTGCTCGACCAGATTCAGCAGATGAGTTGCTGGCTCTTCCAGGAGGCATGGGCCAAGGCGGAATCAAAAAGATACCTGTGGGAGACTGTCCGCGGTTTTTTCCACAACTACCGGGTTGATTCCATGGAGACCATCCTGCGGTCCATAGCCCATGGATTCGAGCGGAGAGAATTGAAAGAGGCATGCGCAACGTAACGACGGATAGCAGTAGATTGTCAAGGAGCGGGCCGTGTCAAGCCATGGTTGGCAAGGCGGCTGGACTGGTACGTCCAAAAACTAAAAAAAATGGCCGGAAATCAGCATAAAACGGCTAAACTGAACCGATCATCGAAAAACGGCGACTCATCATGGCTCTTTTTACACAAACGTCGCGAAATTTTATCATCCAAAAGGGTAGCGATGCCCATAACGGGAATGGCTGTAAAATCATATAAAGAGGAAATTAAATTTGCCGCCACTCTTCAAGAGGATTTGCGAAAAGAGAGGACTAAATTCTTTTCAGAATCATTAAAAGAGGTTTCTGCGACTTTAAAAGAATCTCAAGTAGATTCTAACGTTGCTTCTATTTGGATAAAAGAGTTGGTAAACAGCTACACAAAAAGCCTTGATCTGTCCAGTGGATTGATTGAAGATCACACCATTGACATGATTGGAGAGATTCGGCAAAAAGCAAAAAAAGAAGCTGTGGAAGTAAAGAAAAAAAATGAACAGGAATGATGAGATTTCATCGATGATAGAAGCATTACATGTGCTTAATATTGCGAGAAAAAAGCTTATTTTTGACTTCAAAAATAAGGAGCATGAAGTTTACCTACCGATGTTTAAATACGAGAATAATCCCGAATTAATGAAGTTGGCTCTTGAGAACTATTTCACCTCATGGATTAATTTTCATTTTTTTGCGTGGGATAAACATTATTCTAATAAGTCAGGTAAGTTATTTTACCAAGTCATCAAAAAGCTACTATTAAAAACAATCTCAAGCATCGATGAAATAGACTCATGCAATTTCCCCTTTCTCTCTAAGATGATTTCTTCTAAGGTTCAGTTGATTGATAGTCTAATTAGGAAAGGCGAAATGGATAACGAGAGATATAATGCCTTGTTGCTAGAATATGAAAAAGATAAAGTTTTGTTTGAACGAGAAATTAATCGACTAAAAGGAAATTTATAATGGGCCTGCTGTCCGCTCTTGGAAAATTGGGTGATATTGTTATGAAGCCAATAGAGCTTGTAACAGATTGGGGGCGAGAACCATTGAGAAAATGGGATCATGAAAGGGGAATTGAAAGAGATCGTGCTCGGATTAATGTTGAATCTCAAAATAAAATAAGAGAAATGGAAGCGGAATCAGACATCAGAGCACGGGAAAAAGAAATAGATATCAATCTTTCTATAAGAAAAGAGACAGAAGTTAAAAGAATTTTTATAGAATTGGAAGAGTTTAAGAAGGACAAGGAATTGCAACGGATGGTCGCTGTATCCGAGGCGATCATGAAGTACCAACAGGAGTTAACTAAACTAAATGTTAACGCCATAAATGCGATTGGCAATATGCAACTTGAGCTGAGAGAGAAAGCTCAACAGTTAGTTTACGATAAAACCATAAAATACAAGGCTTTGCAGGATCAGGCTATCAATGACGCGGCTAATGACCTGAAAAGAATAGATAGTGACTTTAATGATAACGAGGTTGCAAAAGACATTTTGATAAGAGCGGTAGATAAAAGATTGGCTAATATTATTGATACGGCTCACAACTTTCTTTTGGAGCTAAATGCAGATATCAAACTATTAAATCAAAGTATTAATATTCTGACGGAGCATGGACAAACTTTCATTGAAGGCCATCTGGAAAAGTTTCATGTGATCGAATCTGCAACGGAGGCTGTAAAAAAAATTGAAAATAAAAGCACATAACAATCTATATCCGACATCATCGGCATTGCCATGAAGCCTGAGTTTACCGCGCCATGGGCATACGAGCGCATGGTTTGGGGCGGGATATGGATGCTTCTTCTTCTCCTCCTCCCTGTCATGAAAAATCATCTTGTTCTGCGAGGAATGGTTGCCAGCCTCGCCCCCTCTGCAATGATGCTTTTTATGGTTCTTCCTTCGATGGGGCAGGGGATGAAAGAAAAGGGGTCAGGTCTGCCCTTGGCTCTTGGGTATGTATCATATGCCGCTGTAAAAAGATGGTTGGCCGAGTTTTTTTCTGCTTGACTTCCACAAACATTTGAATCACATATGGTGGATATGTGTTGGGAAAAACGACAGGCAATGATGCGGCTTGGAATCACAAACGGTCAAGGGGGCTTTGCAGGCCTGACTCAAGGACACAAAAACGGCTTTTTCTGCAGATTCGTTATATTTAATCTACTCATGAAAAATTTTCTTTTAATAATAATGTTGGGTTGCATTCACCCCTGTCCTGCTTTTGCAGGAGGACAGAAAGCTGGCTTTGACTGTGATCGTGCCCAAACCAGGATTGAAAAAGCTATCTGCAAAGACAGTTATCTATCTTGGCTCGACTTAAATATGACAAATAATTACAAAAAAACTCTTTCAAGAGGAATTGCTAATATAAAAAGTGATCAAAAACGATGGATTAAACAAAGGAATGAATGCACTAAATACCAAGACGATACCTCTCTGAATCGGTGTTTAAAAAACTTATATGGGGCTCGCAACAAGGAGCTAGGGATAATAGTTAAGAAAACTGACTATCCAGAAAAAGGGGCTGGCCGCTATGAGATACTTAATTGGTGGCCTACAGGGATAAAAACTCACATAATCCATATGGGCCAGGCTGATAAAGAATTATGTGAATCTTTTGAAGATTTCCTAAATGAAATACCTACAAATCAACCATATAGATGCTCCATAAAAAGCCAAAGCGATTTTTTCGCAAGAGCAAAATGGAACACATTAGACAGTGTAAATGACAAAATAACAATAAAGAGGATTTTTGAAATTTTATACAAAAGTAAAGTATTGACTGGATATTATAAAAGTATTTACGAAAAAGGTGATTTTACTGTTAAATCAACACTGTTAAGAAATATCGAAGGTTATGGCAACAATAGTATTATATATCAACTATCAATAAATAAATTATGTAATGAAAATGGCAATGAATGGATTGAACGTACTTATCTTGACGATAATAGATATTTTATAGAATCTCCGACTGGAGAAATAAAAATAAACGATACACCTGTAGCTTCTACTGAGTTGCTTATATACCAAAACAACATATTGTTTTATGGTTTTAGCAACCATTTATATGATGAAAACTGGAAAGAATTAGATCATGAAATGAGTGATGTTTACTTGATGAAAAAGACAAACTGGGGCTACTCAAAAACTTGCCGATATCAATACATAAAATAAATATAACGAACAAGGTTAGATTGTGAGAGCGCAGCGAGCCACAATCTGAACCGGTGGTTGGACAAGCCCGGTGGACGTATATAGAAAAGAGCTTTTGGGTTCCGGAGGGATCGGATCAGGCGAAGGAAGACGGGAGTGGCCCCCGCAATGTTCTTTGAAAAGGATTTTGGTGCTGTATCATGCTGCTTTACGCTGATTTCCGGCGTTTTTCGGGCGCAGGAGTCCCGTCCCGGTGCAATCCGGCTTGTGTCCTCGGCAAGTTCACGGCTTTCGTTTACATACCCGATGCCTCCGGCTCGTCTATTGCCGTAACGGAGCGGCCATGGCCGGTGGCCGGGCGATCATTGTCGCGGCGATCACCATGGCGGCCCCGCAGGCCGGGCAGATGATAGCCGGCCGTTGCTTCAGGTTGCGGACAAGGGCGCGCCATGGCGCGACCCGCAGCACCAGCTGCAGGAAGCGGAGCAGCTTTTTGCTGCATGCATGGAGAAAACCATACGACCTTGCCCGTCGAAACCCTCGGGGCAGCACATGGAGCATAAGCAGGTAGAGGAAGTACTCGCCCTTGACGGTTCGGGTCCGGTCTTCTCCGCTTTTGGCATGGCGATACCGGAAGGTGACCATGCCGTCCCGGCAGTGCAGGATGTCTTTTTCCCGGATAACACCCCGGTACAGATAACGGCCAAGATAGATAAGGGCCTTCTCGCCGTTGCCCGCGTCCTTGCAGTCAACCACCCACTGATCGGGGCAATCATGGGGAACCGGCAGCTTGTTTTCGACCAGGGTCTGGAGCAGCTTCGCCCGAAAGAC
This genomic interval from Desulfobulbaceae bacterium DB1 contains the following:
- a CDS encoding transposase codes for the protein MKPRKIYRIEAVRKLAAKSKRTVRKHLNADALIQLMREDFQKIPDHRAGNAKISLGDALMSALAMFQLKDPSLLAFDKRRREEPENLHTIWGIADIPCDSQMRDILDPLDLSSLRAPFRSAFRQLQRGKDFEKMAFLDGHYLLSGDGTGFYSSEKVSSDYCMGKKNNNGSILYYQQMFAAAFVHPDHREVIPVFPEMITRKDGAKKNDSERNAAGRFFEEFRREHPHLKVIVVEDGLSSNGPHIRDLTRLDLRYILGAKPGDHQFLFNRMDEAVELGKATEFQYTDPDEPEKIHYFRFINQAPLNQSNQDLLVNFLEYWQVDKHGKTTKFSWVTDLPITRENVVAIMRGGRARWKIENETFNTLKNQGYNLGHNYGLGEKNLSAVFAILMMLAFLLDQIQQMSCWLFQEAWAKAESKRYLWETVRGFFHNYRVDSMETILRSIAHGFERRELKEACAT